From Pseudomonas sp. stari2, a single genomic window includes:
- a CDS encoding FKBP-type peptidyl-prolyl cis-trans isomerase, translating into MSRYLFLSLCMIFSAVQADEKNTANDAHDLAYSLGASLGERLRQEVPQLQIQALIEGLQQAYQGKPLALSEARIEQILADHESQTAEHAAMPSTEAAMENERRFLTAEKAKPGVKELADGILLTELAPGNGTKAGPDGKVQVLYVGRLPDGTVFDQNTQPQWFNLDSVIAGWRTALQNMPVGAKWRLVIPSDQAYGADGAGDLIAPFTPLVFEVELRGATS; encoded by the coding sequence ATGTCGCGCTATCTTTTTTTATCCCTCTGCATGATCTTTTCGGCGGTCCAGGCCGACGAGAAAAACACCGCGAATGACGCTCACGATCTGGCCTACAGCCTCGGTGCGAGCCTCGGTGAACGGCTGCGTCAGGAAGTGCCGCAACTACAGATCCAGGCCCTGATCGAAGGTCTGCAACAGGCCTATCAAGGCAAGCCGCTGGCGTTGAGCGAGGCACGCATCGAACAGATCCTGGCCGATCACGAATCGCAGACGGCCGAGCATGCAGCCATGCCGTCGACTGAAGCTGCGATGGAAAACGAGCGACGCTTTCTCACCGCCGAAAAAGCCAAACCGGGAGTGAAAGAGTTGGCTGACGGCATCCTGCTGACCGAGCTGGCGCCGGGGAATGGCACGAAGGCCGGCCCGGATGGAAAAGTACAGGTGCTGTATGTCGGTCGACTGCCGGACGGTACCGTGTTCGATCAGAACACTCAGCCACAGTGGTTCAATCTCGACAGCGTGATCGCAGGATGGCGCACCGCGCTGCAAAACATGCCGGTGGGTGCGAAGTGGCGATTGGTGATTCCATCCGATCAGGCTTACGGCGCCGACGGTGCCGGCGACTTGATCGCGCCGTTCACACCGTTGGTGTTCGAAGTCGAGTTGCGCGGCGCGACCAGTTGA
- a CDS encoding uroporphyrinogen-III C-methyltransferase, whose translation MSETALPKDDVQPVIDAPVEVPPPAAEPRRGNGLAIVALLLGAAGIAVGGWGVWQVRHLQANTQEQLSQVQALNDQAQTLKLNEQRLTERLGQLPGADELAERQRLVTQLQGDQQRLNQRLETVLGASRKDWRLAEAEHLLRLASLRLSALQDISSAQALVQGADDILKEQNDPGSFAAREQVAKTLVALRSTEQPDRTGLFLKLGALRDQVIGLTELAPEYKDRGDSLLGLTSDGDGASRWSQWWDQISRYIRIDFNADKNVRPLLAGQSLSQVRLALSLSLEQAQWAALNGQAAVYTQALTEARDVLKGNFNPDNPQSKIMLEQVAELSKQPVTVVTPDLAGTLSAVQAYLERRNVNAEDSVKPFAKPAATAQEATP comes from the coding sequence GTGAGCGAAACAGCCTTGCCTAAAGATGACGTTCAACCTGTGATCGATGCACCGGTTGAAGTACCGCCACCGGCCGCCGAACCGCGCCGAGGCAACGGATTGGCCATTGTCGCGCTGCTGCTCGGCGCCGCCGGAATCGCGGTGGGTGGCTGGGGTGTCTGGCAGGTGCGACACCTGCAAGCCAACACGCAGGAGCAATTGAGTCAGGTGCAGGCGTTGAATGATCAGGCGCAGACCCTGAAGCTCAACGAGCAGCGTCTGACCGAGCGTCTGGGGCAGTTGCCCGGTGCCGACGAGCTCGCCGAGCGCCAGCGTCTCGTCACGCAACTGCAGGGCGATCAGCAGCGCCTCAATCAACGTTTGGAAACCGTCCTCGGAGCAAGCCGCAAGGACTGGCGTCTGGCCGAGGCCGAGCATCTGCTGCGACTGGCCAGCCTGCGCCTTTCTGCCTTGCAGGACATCAGCAGCGCTCAAGCACTGGTGCAGGGTGCCGACGATATTCTGAAGGAGCAAAACGATCCGGGTTCGTTTGCCGCGCGTGAGCAAGTGGCGAAAACCCTGGTGGCGTTGCGCAGTACCGAGCAGCCAGATCGTACCGGTCTGTTCCTGAAGCTGGGCGCACTGCGCGATCAGGTCATCGGGCTCACCGAGCTGGCCCCCGAATACAAGGATCGCGGCGATTCGCTGCTGGGCCTGACCTCCGATGGCGACGGTGCCAGCCGCTGGTCGCAGTGGTGGGATCAGATCTCGCGCTACATCCGCATCGATTTCAATGCCGACAAGAACGTGCGGCCGCTGCTTGCCGGCCAGAGCCTCAGCCAGGTACGCCTGGCCCTGAGTCTCTCTCTGGAACAGGCGCAATGGGCGGCGCTCAACGGTCAGGCGGCGGTCTACACCCAGGCACTGACTGAGGCGCGGGACGTGCTCAAGGGTAATTTCAACCCGGACAACCCGCAGAGCAAAATCATGCTCGAGCAAGTGGCGGAACTGAGCAAGCAGCCGGTCACAGTTGTTACGCCGGATCTGGCGGGCACCCTCAGCGCCGTGCAGGCCTATCTTGAGCGTCGTAATGTCAACGCTGAAGACTCGGTGAAACCCTTCGCCAAACCTGCTGCCACCGCGCAGGAGGCCACGCCATGA
- a CDS encoding TIGR02647 family protein, producing the protein MSLTPELVAELEVLALFNLDSSQEGLKIHQTAAPKHIAAAQRLFEKELTDQPDGGYLTSLGRDAAQSVQTVLTILKEQQTA; encoded by the coding sequence ATGTCGCTTACCCCTGAGTTGGTTGCCGAACTGGAAGTCCTCGCACTCTTCAACCTGGACAGTTCCCAGGAAGGTCTGAAAATTCATCAGACCGCTGCCCCGAAGCACATCGCTGCTGCCCAACGCCTCTTTGAAAAAGAACTGACAGACCAGCCTGATGGCGGTTACCTGACCAGTCTCGGTCGCGATGCCGCACAAAGCGTGCAGACCGTACTGACGATTCTGAAAGAGCAACAAACCGCCTGA
- the rsd gene encoding sigma D regulator, with product MLESCQNAQERWGGVHLLIDRWLQEREELIAAYDKLGAEPQSLSVDRKPLQEFCGVLVDYVSAGHFEIYEQLTGEAKAFNDKRGLELAETIYPRIDVITEKLLAFNDLCDEGKCVAEKFKELGGLLHERFELEDCLIEVLHTAHKEEDSVQA from the coding sequence ATGCTCGAAAGTTGTCAGAATGCTCAGGAACGTTGGGGTGGAGTTCATCTGCTGATCGACCGTTGGCTCCAGGAGCGTGAGGAGCTGATCGCTGCCTACGACAAGTTGGGCGCAGAACCTCAGTCACTCTCCGTGGATCGAAAGCCCTTGCAGGAGTTCTGCGGCGTGCTGGTCGATTACGTCTCGGCCGGGCACTTCGAAATCTACGAACAGCTGACGGGCGAGGCCAAGGCCTTCAACGACAAGCGCGGCCTGGAACTGGCCGAGACGATCTACCCGCGCATCGATGTCATCACGGAGAAACTGCTGGCCTTCAACGATCTTTGCGACGAAGGCAAATGCGTTGCCGAAAAATTCAAGGAGCTGGGTGGGCTGCTCCACGAGCGCTTCGAACTGGAGGACTGCCTCATCGAAGTGCTGCATACCGCCCACAAGGAAGAGGATTCGGTTCAGGCCTGA
- a CDS encoding uroporphyrinogen-III synthase: MTGWRLLLTRPADDCEALADVLAGQRIFSSCLPLLEIAPLPVSDTMRQTFARLSRYSAVIVVSKPAARIAVQLLDADGAILSVMPWFSVGAATAQILRDRGLDAHCPDEGDDSEALLQLPRLLEAVARPGAQVLILRGEGGRELLAERLRELGASVEYLELYRRDLPDYPPQELPRRIAAERLNGLVVSSGQGFEHLRQLAGDTWPALAQMPLFVPSPRVAEQARAAGARTVVDCRGASAAALLTALREHPVPVL; this comes from the coding sequence GTGACGGGCTGGCGTCTGCTGCTGACGCGCCCCGCTGACGATTGCGAGGCGCTGGCCGACGTGCTGGCCGGACAGCGGATTTTCAGCAGCTGCCTGCCGCTTTTGGAAATCGCGCCGCTGCCGGTCTCTGACACAATGCGCCAGACGTTTGCCAGGTTGTCGCGCTACAGCGCGGTGATCGTGGTCAGCAAACCGGCGGCGCGCATCGCTGTGCAATTGCTTGATGCCGACGGGGCGATTCTGTCGGTCATGCCCTGGTTCAGCGTTGGCGCGGCGACGGCGCAGATTCTTCGGGATCGGGGCCTGGATGCGCATTGTCCGGACGAGGGTGATGACAGCGAAGCGTTACTGCAATTGCCGCGTCTGCTCGAAGCTGTTGCCCGGCCCGGAGCGCAGGTGCTGATCCTGCGCGGAGAGGGCGGTCGCGAGCTGCTGGCCGAGCGCCTGCGCGAGCTTGGTGCTAGTGTCGAGTATCTGGAACTGTACCGCCGTGACCTTCCGGACTATCCGCCGCAGGAGCTGCCCCGCAGGATTGCGGCGGAACGCCTGAACGGGCTGGTGGTCAGCAGTGGACAGGGTTTTGAGCACCTGCGTCAATTGGCCGGCGATACATGGCCGGCGCTTGCGCAGATGCCGTTGTTTGTTCCAAGCCCAAGGGTCGCCGAGCAGGCACGTGCCGCCGGGGCCCGAACAGTTGTGGATTGTCGCGGCGCCAGTGCCGCGGCCTTGCTGACGGCGTTACGGGAGCATCCCGTGCCCGTTCTCTAA
- a CDS encoding AlgP family protein — protein sequence MSATKKPVNTPLHLLQQLSGSLLEHLENACSQALADAEKLLAKLEKQRGKAQEKLHKSRTKLQDAATAGKAKAQTKAKAAVKELEDLLDALKDRQSDTRSYILQLKRDAQESLKLAQGVGRVQEAVGKVLSLRSAKPAAAPAKKAAAKPAAKAPAKAPVKAAVKPAAKKPAAASVAKPAAKTTAAKPAAAKPAAAKPAAKPAAKSAAAKAAPARTAAAKPAAKPATKVAAKPVAKPAVKAAAKPAAKTAAAKPAAKTAAKPVAAKPAAKAAAKPAAKPAVKAAAKPAAKPAAKPAAAAKPATTAAKPATAAKPAAKPAAKPAAKPAVKKPAAAKPAAAKPAAKPAAAKPATAPAAKPAAAPATPAPTAAPAATASTTATTPSSAPVSSVASNPSSAS from the coding sequence ATGTCGGCCACCAAGAAGCCTGTAAATACTCCGTTGCACTTACTCCAACAGCTCTCGGGCAGCCTGCTCGAACATTTGGAAAACGCTTGCTCCCAAGCCTTGGCTGATGCTGAAAAACTGCTCGCCAAACTGGAAAAGCAACGCGGCAAGGCACAAGAAAAACTGCACAAATCCCGCACCAAATTGCAGGACGCAGCCACAGCCGGTAAAGCCAAGGCGCAGACCAAGGCCAAGGCTGCCGTGAAGGAACTCGAAGACCTGCTGGATGCGCTGAAGGATCGTCAGTCCGACACCCGCAGCTACATTCTGCAACTCAAGCGCGATGCCCAGGAAAGCCTGAAACTGGCCCAGGGTGTCGGTCGTGTTCAAGAAGCCGTTGGCAAGGTGTTGTCCCTGCGTTCGGCCAAACCGGCAGCGGCGCCTGCGAAAAAAGCGGCCGCCAAACCTGCTGCAAAAGCCCCGGCCAAAGCGCCAGTGAAAGCCGCTGTAAAACCTGCAGCGAAGAAACCCGCAGCCGCAAGCGTTGCTAAACCTGCGGCTAAAACCACGGCGGCCAAACCAGCTGCCGCCAAACCGGCTGCTGCAAAACCAGCCGCCAAACCTGCGGCGAAAAGCGCTGCTGCGAAAGCGGCTCCGGCTAGAACTGCCGCTGCGAAACCTGCAGCCAAGCCAGCCACCAAAGTGGCCGCTAAACCGGTAGCAAAACCAGCCGTTAAAGCCGCCGCTAAGCCGGCTGCCAAAACTGCTGCTGCCAAGCCTGCGGCGAAAACCGCTGCCAAGCCGGTTGCTGCGAAACCTGCAGCCAAAGCGGCGGCGAAACCGGCGGCCAAGCCTGCGGTAAAAGCTGCGGCCAAACCTGCTGCAAAACCAGCGGCCAAACCGGCTGCTGCAGCGAAGCCTGCAACTACCGCAGCCAAGCCAGCAACCGCCGCTAAACCGGCCGCCAAGCCAGCCGCGAAACCTGCTGCAAAACCAGCAGTGAAAAAACCTGCCGCTGCCAAGCCGGCTGCCGCCAAACCAGCAGCCAAACCAGCTGCAGCAAAACCTGCCACTGCGCCTGCTGCCAAACCTGCTGCCGCACCGGCAACCCCGGCTCCGACTGCAGCACCGGCCGCCACTGCCTCGACCACCGCAACCACGCCATCGTCGGCACCGGTGTCGAGCGTCGCCAGCAACCCGTCCAGCGCTTCCTAA
- the argH gene encoding argininosuccinate lyase, with translation MSTDKTNQSWGGRFSEPVDAFVARFTASVTFDQRLYRHDIMGSIAHATMLAKVGVLTDAERDSIIDGLKTIQGEIEAGQFDWRVDLEDVHMNIEARLTDRIGITGKKLHTGRSRNDQVATDIRLWLRDEIDLILSEITRLQKGLLEQAEREAASIMPGFTHLQTAQPVTFGHHMLAWFEMLSRDYERLVDCRKRTNRMPLGSAALAGTTYPIDREYTAQLLGFDAVGGNSLDNVSDRDFAIEFCSAASIAMMHLSRFSEELVLWTSAQFQFIDLPDRFCTGSSIMPQKKNPDVPELVRGKTGRVFGALMGLLTLMKGQPLAYNKDNQEDKEPLFDAADTLRDSLRAFADMIPAIKPKHAIMREAALRGFSTATDLADYLVRRGLPFRDCHEIVGHAVKYGVDTGKDLAEMSLEELRQFSDQIEQDVFAVLTLEGSVNARDHIGGTAPAQVKAAVARGQALIASR, from the coding sequence ATGAGCACTGACAAGACCAATCAGTCCTGGGGCGGCCGCTTCAGTGAACCCGTCGACGCCTTCGTCGCCCGCTTCACCGCCTCCGTCACTTTCGACCAGCGCCTGTATCGCCACGACATCATGGGCTCAATCGCCCACGCCACCATGCTGGCCAAGGTCGGCGTGCTGACGGATGCCGAGCGCGACAGCATCATCGATGGCCTGAAGACCATCCAGGGCGAAATCGAGGCCGGCCAGTTCGACTGGCGCGTCGACCTCGAAGACGTGCACATGAACATCGAAGCACGCCTGACCGACCGCATCGGCATCACCGGCAAGAAGCTGCACACCGGCCGCAGCCGCAATGACCAGGTCGCCACCGACATCCGCCTGTGGCTGCGTGACGAAATCGACCTGATCCTGAGCGAAATCACCCGCCTGCAAAAAGGCCTGCTGGAGCAGGCCGAGCGTGAAGCCGCGAGCATCATGCCGGGCTTCACCCACCTGCAGACCGCTCAGCCTGTGACCTTCGGGCACCACATGCTGGCCTGGTTCGAAATGCTCAGCCGCGACTACGAGCGTCTGGTCGACTGCCGCAAGCGCACCAACCGCATGCCGCTGGGCAGCGCCGCGCTGGCCGGCACCACTTACCCGATCGACCGCGAATACACCGCGCAACTGTTGGGCTTCGACGCCGTCGGCGGCAACTCGCTGGACAACGTGTCCGACCGTGACTTCGCCATTGAATTCTGCTCCGCCGCGAGCATCGCGATGATGCACCTGTCGCGCTTCTCCGAAGAGCTGGTGCTGTGGACCAGCGCGCAGTTCCAGTTCATCGATCTGCCGGACCGCTTCTGCACCGGCAGCTCGATCATGCCGCAAAAGAAAAACCCCGACGTGCCGGAACTGGTACGCGGCAAGACCGGCCGTGTGTTCGGCGCTCTGATGGGCCTGCTGACCCTGATGAAAGGCCAGCCGCTGGCCTACAACAAGGACAACCAGGAAGACAAGGAACCGCTGTTCGACGCCGCCGACACCCTGCGCGACTCGCTGCGTGCCTTTGCCGACATGATCCCGGCGATCAAACCGAAGCACGCGATCATGCGTGAAGCGGCGCTGCGCGGTTTCTCCACCGCCACCGACCTCGCCGACTACCTGGTTCGCCGTGGCCTGCCGTTCCGCGACTGCCACGAAATCGTCGGCCACGCCGTGAAGTACGGCGTTGATACCGGCAAGGATCTGGCGGAAATGAGCCTGGAAGAACTGCGTCAGTTCAGCGACCAGATCGAGCAGGACGTGTTTGCCGTGCTGACCCTGGAAGGCTCGGTGAATGCCCGTGACCACATCGGCGGCACTGCCCCGGCGCAGGTCAAGGCTGCCGTTGCTCGCGGTCAGGCGCTGATCGCCAGCCGTTAA
- a CDS encoding heme biosynthesis protein HemY, with protein MKRLYVIVFLVIAATAALGLAIAEHSGYVLVAYKSFRYESSLWATLALVAVLWLLIWGIKALVELVLTSGGVVNPWSRRNRSRRVQVAIEHGQLDLAEGRWASAQRHLYRAAEAERQPLLYYLGAARAANEQGNYEESDRLLERALERQPQAELAIALSHAQLQTDRGDTEGALVTLQAMRERHPHNVQTLRQLQRLHQQRGDWSAVIRMLPELRKDKVLPPAELAELERRAWGENLSLAAHREEDGAVGLQSLNRAWQQLTSSQRQEPPLVLAYAEQLRQLGAQVEAEEVLRNALKRKYDSHLARLYGLVRGSDPTRQLQAAEGWLKDHPADPSLLLTLGRLCLQASLWGKARDYLESSLRTQRNPEACAELARLLARLGDTERSNQLFQEGLGLLDERLLAAPLPIQANA; from the coding sequence ATGAAACGCCTGTATGTCATCGTGTTTCTGGTGATCGCTGCGACGGCGGCCCTTGGTCTGGCGATTGCCGAGCATTCCGGTTACGTATTGGTGGCTTACAAAAGCTTCCGTTATGAGTCGAGCCTGTGGGCGACGTTGGCGCTCGTGGCGGTGCTGTGGCTGCTGATCTGGGGCATCAAGGCGCTGGTCGAGCTGGTGCTGACTTCCGGTGGTGTGGTCAATCCATGGTCGCGCCGCAACCGCAGTCGTCGTGTGCAAGTGGCGATCGAACACGGTCAACTGGATCTGGCCGAAGGTCGCTGGGCGAGCGCCCAGCGTCACCTTTATCGGGCTGCCGAGGCCGAGCGCCAACCGTTGCTGTATTACCTCGGTGCCGCCCGTGCTGCCAACGAGCAAGGCAATTACGAGGAAAGTGATCGTCTGCTGGAGCGCGCCCTCGAGCGCCAGCCTCAGGCAGAACTGGCGATTGCCTTGAGCCACGCGCAGCTGCAAACCGACCGTGGCGACACGGAGGGCGCGCTGGTGACTTTGCAGGCGATGCGCGAGCGTCATCCGCACAACGTCCAGACCCTGCGTCAGTTGCAGCGTCTGCATCAACAGCGTGGTGACTGGTCGGCGGTGATCCGCATGCTGCCCGAGCTGCGCAAGGACAAAGTCCTGCCGCCTGCCGAACTGGCCGAGCTGGAGCGTCGCGCCTGGGGCGAGAACCTGTCGCTGGCGGCGCACCGCGAGGAAGATGGCGCGGTGGGTCTGCAGTCGCTCAATCGTGCCTGGCAGCAACTGACCTCGTCGCAGCGTCAGGAACCCCCGCTGGTCCTGGCTTACGCTGAGCAACTGCGCCAGCTCGGTGCTCAGGTCGAAGCGGAAGAGGTGCTGCGCAATGCCCTCAAGCGTAAGTACGACAGTCACCTGGCGCGCCTCTATGGCTTGGTGCGCGGCAGCGATCCGACGCGTCAATTGCAAGCGGCCGAGGGCTGGCTCAAGGATCATCCCGCCGACCCGAGCTTGCTGCTGACGCTCGGTCGACTGTGCCTGCAAGCCAGTCTGTGGGGCAAGGCGAGGGATTATCTGGAAAGCAGCCTGCGCACTCAGCGCAACCCGGAAGCCTGTGCGGAACTGGCTCGATTGCTGGCCCGACTCGGCGACACCGAGCGCAGCAACCAGTTGTTCCAGGAAGGCCTGGGGTTGTTGGATGAGCGTCTGCTGGCTGCGCCTCTACCGATACAGGCTAACGCCTGA
- a CDS encoding glutathione S-transferase family protein, with protein sequence MFKLYGFSVSNYYNMVKLALLEKGLPFEEVTFYPTPTPESLAISPRGKVPVLGAEGGYINETMVMLEYLESTQKGVPLLPSEPFARAQVLAVAKEIELYIELPARACYGEAFFGAALPEAIKEKTKSELLLGFAALGRHGKFAPYVAGDSLSIADLYFLYSVPLAAAVGHKLFGLDLLADMPKAKALLERLEQKPHVQKIAADKEAAMPTFLAMIAAKK encoded by the coding sequence ATGTTCAAGCTCTACGGATTCTCAGTCAGCAACTACTACAACATGGTCAAACTGGCGCTGCTGGAAAAGGGCCTGCCGTTCGAGGAAGTCACGTTCTACCCGACGCCAACGCCGGAGTCTCTGGCCATCAGCCCGCGCGGCAAGGTGCCGGTGCTGGGGGCCGAAGGCGGTTACATCAATGAAACGATGGTGATGCTCGAATACCTCGAAAGCACCCAGAAGGGTGTTCCGCTGCTGCCGAGCGAGCCATTTGCGCGCGCCCAGGTGCTGGCGGTGGCCAAGGAGATCGAGCTGTACATCGAGCTGCCGGCCCGTGCCTGTTACGGCGAAGCGTTCTTCGGCGCGGCGCTGCCGGAGGCGATCAAGGAAAAAACCAAATCCGAACTGCTGCTGGGTTTTGCGGCGCTGGGGCGTCACGGCAAGTTCGCCCCGTATGTGGCGGGCGACAGCCTGAGCATCGCTGACCTGTACTTCCTCTACAGCGTGCCGCTGGCGGCTGCGGTGGGGCACAAACTGTTCGGTCTGGACCTGCTGGCGGACATGCCGAAGGCCAAGGCACTTCTGGAACGGCTTGAGCAAAAACCGCATGTGCAGAAGATTGCAGCGGACAAGGAAGCGGCGATGCCGACGTTTTTGGCGATGATCGCGGCCAAAAAGTAG
- a CDS encoding LytTR family DNA-binding domain-containing protein, translated as MNVLIVDDEPLARERLARMVSELEGYTVLEPSATNGEEALALIDSHKPDIVLLDIRMPGLDGLQVAARLCERETPPAVVFCSGIDEFPLEALQASAVGHVVKPVRTEHLQEALKRAERPNRAQLSALTRPAAESGTGPRSHISARTRKGIELIPLDQVVYFIADHKYVTLRHETGEVLLDEPLKALEDEFGERFVRIHRNALVARDRIERLQRTPLGHFQLFLKGLNGDALIVSRRHVAGVRKMMQGL; from the coding sequence ATGAATGTCCTGATCGTTGATGACGAACCACTGGCCCGCGAGCGCCTCGCCCGAATGGTGAGCGAGCTCGAGGGCTACACAGTCCTGGAGCCCAGCGCCACCAATGGCGAAGAGGCGTTGGCACTGATCGACAGCCACAAGCCGGATATCGTGCTGCTCGATATCCGCATGCCAGGCCTCGATGGCCTGCAAGTGGCTGCCCGTCTGTGCGAACGCGAAACCCCGCCCGCGGTGGTGTTCTGCTCTGGTATCGATGAATTTCCCTTGGAGGCCCTGCAGGCCAGTGCCGTGGGCCATGTGGTGAAACCCGTGCGAACCGAACATCTGCAGGAAGCCCTGAAAAGGGCTGAACGTCCGAATCGGGCTCAGCTTTCGGCCCTGACGCGTCCCGCCGCCGAAAGCGGCACCGGCCCGCGTAGCCACATCAGCGCCCGAACCCGCAAAGGCATCGAGCTGATCCCGCTGGATCAGGTGGTGTACTTCATTGCCGACCACAAATACGTGACCTTGCGCCATGAAACCGGTGAAGTCCTGCTGGACGAGCCACTCAAGGCCCTGGAAGACGAATTTGGCGAGCGTTTCGTGCGGATTCACCGCAACGCGCTGGTGGCTCGCGACCGCATCGAGCGACTGCAGCGCACGCCATTGGGCCACTTCCAGCTTTTCCTCAAAGGCTTGAACGGTGACGCGCTGATCGTCAGCCGCCGCCATGTGGCGGGTGTGCGCAAGATGATGCAAGGGCTTTAG
- a CDS encoding disulfide bond formation protein B: MSLTCSRSLFFMAFTAGTLALGASYYLEYAVGLVPCSLCLVQRLFLSILTACCGVAAVHGPGRSGLSLYWSGALSAALGGTMAAWRQVLLQGDSMQHLAQCAPNPEEFFSRLPWLCALARMFNDSEDCAQLSWTLFDLSIPEWSLLFFVAMSILAVYQLLRLAWSALQRPLSGEASHRVLVRD, translated from the coding sequence ATGTCGTTGACCTGCTCACGCTCCCTGTTTTTTATGGCTTTCACGGCGGGAACACTGGCGCTGGGAGCTTCCTACTACCTCGAGTACGCGGTCGGTCTGGTGCCTTGCAGCCTGTGTCTGGTGCAACGGCTTTTCCTGAGCATTCTCACCGCCTGCTGTGGCGTGGCGGCTGTGCATGGACCCGGTCGTTCCGGTCTGTCGCTCTACTGGTCTGGCGCGTTGTCAGCCGCTCTGGGTGGAACAATGGCAGCCTGGCGACAGGTGCTGCTGCAAGGCGATTCGATGCAGCATCTGGCGCAATGCGCACCCAACCCGGAAGAGTTTTTCAGTCGTCTGCCCTGGCTCTGCGCCCTGGCACGGATGTTCAACGACAGCGAGGATTGTGCACAACTGTCCTGGACGCTGTTCGACCTGAGCATTCCGGAGTGGAGCCTGCTGTTCTTCGTCGCGATGTCGATCCTTGCGGTTTACCAGTTGCTTCGGCTGGCCTGGAGCGCTCTGCAGCGGCCGCTCAGCGGCGAAGCGTCGCACCGGGTGCTGGTCAGGGATTAA
- the hemC gene encoding hydroxymethylbilane synthase, with protein sequence MSSREIRIATRKSALALWQAEYVKARLEAAHPGLLVTLVPMVSRGDKLLDSPLSKIGGKGLFVKELETALLENEADIAVHSMKDVPMDFPEGLGLFCICEREDPRDAFVSNTYSSLDALPAGSIVGTSSLRRQAQLLTRRPDLEIRFLRGNVNTRLAKLDAGEYDAIILAAAGLIRLGFEDRITSAISVDDSLPAGGQGAVGIECRSADTEIHALLAPLHHADTADRVSAERALNKHLNGGCQVPIACYAVLEGEQLWLRGLVGEPSGGKLLSAEARAPRADAETLGVQVAEDLLRQGAADILKAVYGEAGHE encoded by the coding sequence ATGTCCTCTCGCGAAATCCGCATCGCCACCCGCAAAAGTGCACTGGCCCTCTGGCAGGCCGAATACGTCAAAGCCCGTCTGGAAGCAGCCCACCCGGGACTGTTGGTGACGCTGGTGCCCATGGTCAGTCGCGGCGACAAGCTGCTCGATTCCCCCCTGTCGAAAATCGGCGGCAAGGGTCTGTTCGTCAAGGAACTGGAAACTGCGCTGCTGGAGAACGAAGCCGACATCGCCGTCCATTCGATGAAAGACGTGCCGATGGACTTCCCTGAAGGCCTCGGTCTGTTCTGCATCTGCGAGCGCGAAGACCCTCGAGACGCGTTTGTTTCCAATACCTATTCCAGCCTCGATGCATTGCCTGCCGGCAGCATCGTCGGCACCTCCAGCCTGCGCCGCCAGGCACAGTTGCTGACCCGTCGCCCCGACCTGGAAATCCGTTTCCTGCGCGGCAACGTCAATACCCGTCTGGCCAAGCTCGATGCCGGCGAGTACGACGCGATCATCCTCGCGGCGGCCGGTCTGATTCGCCTCGGTTTCGAAGATCGCATCACCTCTGCGATCAGCGTCGACGACAGCCTGCCGGCGGGTGGCCAGGGTGCAGTCGGTATCGAATGTCGCAGTGCCGATACCGAAATCCATGCCTTGCTCGCGCCTTTGCATCACGCCGATACGGCTGACCGTGTGAGCGCCGAACGTGCCCTCAACAAACACTTGAATGGCGGCTGCCAGGTGCCGATCGCCTGCTACGCCGTGCTTGAAGGCGAACAACTGTGGCTGCGTGGTCTGGTCGGCGAGCCTAGCGGTGGCAAGTTGCTGAGCGCCGAAGCTCGTGCGCCGCGCGCTGACGCTGAAACGTTGGGCGTGCAAGTCGCTGAAGATTTGCTCCGCCAGGGTGCCGCCGACATTCTCAAGGCTGTCTACGGCGAGGCAGGTCACGAGTGA